ATAGAAATCATCTTGTCATCCAAAATACACATGTTAACATTGTAGCAGAGGAAGAAATAAAAGATACTAACATTGATGTTGTATCTACACATTATTATTCACCCGGAGATGTAGCCGCAAAGTATATTAAAGAGAATAAACAAAATACAAAAGGGAAAAAACCGTATTATGTTGGCGAATTCGGATTTCAGCCAACGAAAGATATTGCTGCGGTTCTTGATACTGTAATAAAAGATAGTGTTTCCGGCATTATGCTTTGGAGTTTGCGATTTCATAATAGAGATGGTGGATTTTATTATCACTCAAGCGATAATGGAGGAACAGCTTATCGCTGGCCTGGATTTGGGAGCGGCAAATTATTCGATGAACAAAATGTAATGCAACTAATGAGAGAAAAAGCATATGCAATTAACAACGAGCCAATTCCACCTATGCCTATCCCCGAAGCACCAATACTTCTACCAATATTAAAACCATTTGAAATCTCGTGGCAAGGTTCAACGGGCGCGTCAACGTATATAATTGAGAGAAAGGAAGAAAAAGAATCTAATTGGAAAATCCTTACAGATAATATTACCGATGCGGTATGGCCTTATAAACCGCAATTCTCCGATACTTCAGTCGTGATTGGTAATAATTATACATATCGGATAAAAGCAAAAAATGAGTCGGGTGAATCAGATTGGTCTAATGAGGTGGGACCCATAAAAGTCAATTACAAAATGCTGATTGATGAAATGGAAAACGATAATAAAATATTTTTGAAAGATGGAGAATTTGAATTCATAACATATAAACAGATTGTTCAAGCAAAAGAAGATAGAAACCGCTTGAGCGGAAAGAGAGGCAATTATATAATTTATAAAATTCCCGGTAGTATTAATTCTGTAAATGTAGAATTTTATATGACCGGAGAGGAAGGTAATCTTGAATTAAGTTGTTCAGATAATAATGATAATTATTCTCCAATTATTATGAAAAAAAAAATCTTCATACCTGAAAAAAATGAGTACAAATTTTTTACGTGTGCAAGATACACAAGTGGAGAATTGCCGGAGAACTATAGATATATCAAAATAGTTTTTGGAGATGCGGTTCAAATAGGAAGAGTATCAGTGTCTTACAAAGGAAAATAAAATTCAAAGAAAGGAATTCAGAAATGAAAGTATTCTTACTTCTCCTATCTATGGTTTCGTTAATTAATATAAGCTATGGCAGTGAAAAGAAGATTTTTTTAGAAATACCCTCTCTCTTCTCCAATAATATGGTTTTGCAGCAGAAATCAGATGTCCCATTTTGGGGAAAAGCTACTCCCGGATTACGAATATCCTTCGATGCAAGTTGGGGCAGAGCTGCTAAGACAATTGTTAAAGATGATAGTACTTGGTTCGTCAAAATAAAAACTCCGAAAGCTGGGGGACCATATAAAATTGATCTTCAAATCGGCGATTCAACAATAAATTTCTCAAATGTTTTGATAGGAGAAGTTTGGCTTTGTTCTGGTCAATCAAATATGGAAATGCCATTAAGAGGATGGCCGCCATCTGACACTATTTCATTCTCAGCACAATCAATAAGAGACGCAGACTATCCTAATCTTAGATTTTTTACAGTTGTTCGTGCTTATTCTGAAAGACCTGAACAAAAATGTTCTGGGATCTGGTCAGAATGTACTCATGCAACTGCTGAAGGTTTCAGTGCTACGGCTTTTTTCTTAGGAAGAAAATTAATGCAAGAATTAAAAATTCCAATTGGATTAATCCATTCAAGCTGGGGTGGTACTCCCGCTGAAGCGTGGACAGGAGAAAAATATCTCGCAGAAATTGAACAATTCAAAGACATCATTAAAAAATTAGATGACGGCAAACCTGAAATTGTCAAACTTAATCGATGGATTAGAAATCATCCGATAATTGATATCTCTAAAAAAAATCCGCAACAAAAATGGAAGGAATTGGACTTTGGAGATTCAGTTTGCTCAATATCTAATTATGATGATAGTAAATGGAACACAATGAATTTACCAACTCAGTGGGAGAGTACCGAAGTTGGTGATTTTGACGGAGTAATATGGTTCAGGAAACAAATTAATATTTCTAAAAACTGGCTTAACAAAGATCTAATACTTGAGATCGGCAAAGTTGACGATATGGACATTACATTTGTCAACGGTGTGAAAGTTGGGTCTTATGAAGAAGACGGATTCTGGCAGACAGAGAGAGTTTATAATGTACCTGCAGAAATTGTAAAAGACACATTGATTACGATTGCTGTAAGAGTTCTTGATAATCAGGGTGGTGGAGGAATATGGGGACCGAAAGAAAAAATGAAATTGTCTTTAAAAGAAGAGCGAGAAAATATTTCTCTATCTGGTGAGTGGAAATATCTTCCGGTTGCTCAATATATAGCTGATAATTTTTATGTTTTTGGCACAAAAGAAGATGAGTATTTGTCACGTCCGAAACTTTCATTAAGCATTGGTCCTTCTACTCCCACAGTACTTTATAACGGTATGATTTCGCCTCTTATTCCTTACAAAATTAAAGGAGTTATCTGGTATCAGGGTGAATCGAATGTAGCGAATCCGGAATTGTACAAAATTATTTTTCCTACTATGATTAGAAATTGGCGTAACGATTGGAAGGAAAGAAGCTTTCCATTTTATTATGTTCAGATAGCACCATGGATTTATGATAGTGGTTCCCAATCACAAAAATTAAGAGAGGCGCAACTCGTTACATTATCAGTACCGAAAACAGGAATGGTTGTAACTCTCGACATCGGCAGTCCCAACACGATCCATCCTCCCGACAAAGAAAATGTTGGTGAAAGGTTAGCATTATGGGCTCTCGCTAAAGATTATAACAAGAGAGTCGTTTATTCAGGTCCAATCTATAAATCAATGAAAGTGAAGAAGGATAAAATTATTTTAACTTTCGATCATATTGGTAAAGGATTTATTCTGAAAGAAAAAGAAAGCCAAAAGAATTTTCTAATTGCAGAAGAAGATAAAATATTCAAAGAAGCAGAGTTAAAAATAGTGGGGAAGAATTTAATTGTTTCTTCTCCAGGTATGAAAGCTCCTGTTGCAGTAAGATATGGCTGGAGTAATTATGTTGATGCTTCGTTATTTAACAAAGAAGGTTTACCTGCATCATCATTTAGAACTGATAATTGGGAAAATTGATTCGGTTTTTGTACAAGTAACTCAGGAAAAATTATTTCTCCATTATTCTGTAATCAATTAAATGAAATCCAATTTTCTTGAAAAGCTAAAATTTTAAAAGGAGAAATACCGTAACAATACTTGAATTGAATCTAGATAAAATAAATAGAACGAAAAAAAACAAATCGGGTGCATAATGTTTGGAGGAGTGATGAAAAAAATGATACTACTTTTTATTATGATATTTACAATTACATCTATTTTCCCATGTATTAATGCTCAGCAAGAAAAAAAAGAGAAGAAATATCATGAATGGTGGAACGATCAGAATATCGGAAAACCGCTTAACAGTCCAAATGCAAAAAAACTTTCTCTCATTCATGTGAAGGGAAATCGATTTGTTGATGGGAAGGACAGTACAATTTTATTCCGAGGTCTTTCTATTTCCGATCCGGATAAAATTGAACATCAAGGTCATTGGAATAAAAATCACTTTATAGAAGTAAAAAAACTTGGGACTATGATAGTTCGTATACCGGTTCATCCGATTGCCTGGCGCGAACGTACACCGGAGAAGTATCTAGAACTATTAGATCAAGCTGTTGAATGGTGTACTGAACTTGATATGTACATAATAATTGATTGGCATTCTATAGGTAATTTAAAAATGGAGTTGTTCCAAGATCCCATGTATTATACAACACTAAAAGAAACTTTTGAATTTTGGTTAACAATCGCCAGGCATTTCAAAGGGAATAATACAGTTGCGTTTTATGAATTATATAATGAACCAACGCTTTATAACGGCGAGCTAGGGAGAATGTCATGGAGTGAATTGAAAAAAATAAACGAAGATATGATTAGCTTAATTCGTGCATATGATAAAGAAAAAATTCCTCTTGTCGCTGGTTTAGATTGGGCTTATGATCTCACTCCGTTATTAATAGAACCGATTGAAGCTGAAGGAATTGGTTATGTTTCACATCCCTATCCCCATAAAAGAACTGTTCCTTATGAACCAAAGTGGGAAGAAAATTTTGGTTTCGCATCGAACAGGTATCCAATAATTGCAACTGAAATTGGTTTTACACTTGGTAAAGAAGGATTAAATGATAACGGTGAATACGGCAAATCAATTATAAATTATCTCGAAAATAAAGGTATTAGTTGGATTGCATGGGTATTTGATCCTCAATGGTACCCTAAAATGTTTGAGTCTTGGAGAACTTATAAATTAACAGAAAGTGGAGAATTTTTTAAGGAAGCGATGCAAGGAAGAATTAATAAATAATCAATTTTATTTTTTTACTTGGATAACAATCTGCAGCCTATTTTGCTCTGTGAATAATTGTCCAAAATTATTGCATCAAGAGCATTAATCGAATCTTACTATCAGCACTAATAAAAATTTTTTAAAGCCCATAAATATGATCTTGCGAAAGAAAATTATATATAAATGAAAATTTATCTTATTGATAAAATTTATCATTACGATAAAAAGATTCTATGTAGGATAATATATAATACACATCATAAATAATTAAATCATAATTTAAATCATCCAAAGTTCTGGCACTATTTGTGCCCTTTCTCAATATTAATTTATTCTCTATAAATCCAAAAAAAAGAATTTCTAAAAAACTTCATCAGAGGGAAAATTTATTTATTTAAAATGATGTACTAGAGAGGCAAAGTATAAATCCACAATACTGAAAAAGTCGTATAAATTAGCGTTGAAGTCATTTCCTATAAATGTGCAATAATTTCTCTATTAATAATCAAGTGTGGATTGGGGGTATCAAAAAATAGGAGAAAGCATATGATAAAAAATTTTTACCAATTTATAAGCAAAGTGCTAATTGCTTTCACCATTCTTATTTTTATTTCATTTCAAACTCTCATGGCTGCCGATACCGGGGCTATTAGAGGTCGTGTATTAGATAAACCAACAAAAGAGGCTCTTATAGGTGCTAGTCTTGTAATTAGTGGTACAAACATTGGCGAATCAGCCGACATTAATGGAAAATTTTTTATTCGAAATGTACCTACAGGTAAACAAGAACTCGTGATTTCTTATATCGGCTATAAGAAGCTAACAGTTTCTATAGATCTCAGGGAAGATCAAATCTTGGAACGAAACTTTGAATTAGAACCCGAGTCGCTGGTAGGTCAGACGATTGTTGTAACCGCACAGGCGCAAGGACAGCTATCAGCAATCAATCAGCAACTTTCTTCTAATACAATTTCCAACGTAGTATCTGCAGCCCGTATTAAAGAATTACCGGATGTGAATGCTGCCGAGTCAATTGGTCGTTTACCTGGTGTTTCAATTGAACGATCAGGAGGTGAAGCTACTAAGGTAGAAATTCGGGGTCTTTCCCCTAAGTACAATACTGTTACTGTTAATGGTGTACGGCTACCCGCTACCGGTGGAGACGATCGCAGTGTTGATTTATCACTCATCTCATCAAACATACTGGATGGAATCACCGTCAAAAAAGCGAATACACCTGATATGGATGCCGATGCTCTAGGAGGTACAGTAGACCTCAAATTAAAAGAAGCGCCAGATAAAATGGAACTTAACGTTTCTTTACAGGGCGGTTACAATCAACTTCAGAAATATTATGGCAATTATAATTTCAACGGTAATATAAGCAACAGATTTTTTGAGGGAGACCTTGGTCTTATTGCAAGTGTTAACATTGATGATTATGATAGAAGCGCAGATAAATTTCAAGGCAACTACCGTCAGTCAACTCAAGCATTAACAGGCATTACTCAAATTTTACTTTCGAGCTTAAATCTTAGAGAAGAAAAAGTAAAAAGAGGACGCACCGGTGCAAGTTTCTTACTGGATTATCGTATCCCTTATGGAAAAGTCACAGCTAACTCATTTTATAATCGGCTAAAGTGGGATGGTCTTTATCGCATTAACCGAGGCGACATTTTAAACAACAGACATTATTATGATCTTGAACAACGCGGTGGTACAACATCAATTTTTACTGGTGCAATTGGAATGGAACAGGATTTCGATTGGATTAAATATGACGCAAATATATCGAGAACAGCGTCGCGATCAAAAAATCCAGGTGAACGTACATGGACTTTCTCTCAGGAAAACGCAGCATATCTTACTACACAAATTGATCCTGATACTCCCCCGACTATGGTTCCCAATTTGGCAACGATTGATACTAACAGTACAGGAATTGCAGATTTATATGTTTATGATACAAGACTTGATGAGAATGAATCTGCGGTACAATTAAATGTTCAAGTGCCTTTCCGATTAACAGATCAGATTAATGGATATCTTAAAACCGGTGGCAAACTTCGTTGGTTAAATAGACTGAATGATCAAGAGCAAAACGGTCGAAACGGATTGCAGTATGGAGGTGGGACAGCAGTCAATACAATTCTAACTTCTACACTAAAATATCTATCTCAAAATTATCCCGATGAATTTAACTGGAAGAGTGACTCATTAATTGCAAGGCGTTATGGTGTTTTTCCAATCTCCAGCTTCTTGAGTAATTATAGCCGTTCCGATTTTATGAAGGGTGATTATCCGCTGGGATTTGCAGTCGATGAAGCGAAGATGAATAAGTTAATGGATGCACTATTTGCAACCGGTGAAAATCGAAACTACGCTATCGGATCCATCGGTCGCGATTATGACGGTGTCGAGCGTTATCAGGCCGGTTACTTTATGAGTGAATTTAATGTAACAAAATATGCAACAGTCATTGGTGGAGTTCGTTGGGAAAAAGATTACTCCATATATAATGGTCAAAGATTCAGAGAAGTAACGCTTAATAATATTCAAGGACCACCAGCAGATCTTCAAAGACTTACTATAGAACGCAATAATGAATTCTGGCTACCGATGATTCATCTAATTATTAACCCAACAGATTGGTTGAAAGTACGTCTTGCAAGAACTGAAACACTTACCCGTCCGGACTACATTCAATACGCACCCATTACATCGATTAATTCATACCAGAATTATATTCGCGCAGCTAACTCAACTTTAAAACCAGCAAAATCTGCAAACTACGATGTTGCCATTTCCGTTTTTGAGAACACTATTGGTCTATTCAGCGTTTCAGGTTTCTACAAAAAAATAGATGACTTAATTTTTCAAACAACTTATTACCTCAATCCAGGAGTTCCGGTTCTTCCCGGTTTGAATATTCCTGATAATTGGTTAAAGAATGCCGCTCCTCAAGTTGATACATACATCAACAATCCAACACCTGCTACTTACAAGGGGGTTGAATTCGATTGGCAGACACATTTCTGGTACCTGCCTTCAGTCTTTAACGGATTAGTTTTGAATATCAATTACACTCGAATATTTTCAGAAATCGAAAAAGAACTATTCTTTAACGGTCAAGGTGCAATCATACCTGGCAGCCGTCCGCCTCGTCGTGCTAATATTTTAATCGATAGTTCGAGAGTAGCTCGTATGCCAGATCAGCCGGCGCATATTCTAAATGTTACAATTGGTTACGATTATATGGGATTTTCAGCACGATTGTCTTATCTCTATCAGACAAACAAGGTTACATATATTGATAGGTCTCCAGCACTGGATAACTTCTCCGGCACTTATGCACGCTGGGATTTTACACTTCAACAGAAGCTGGATTTCGGAATTCAAGTATTTGCAAACTTCACAAACTTAAATAACAGAGCAGACCAGAATTTTAGAGGGGAAGCATTAGTTAGTCCTACCTACATCGAGTATTACGGTTTTACGATGGACGTAGGTGTGAGATATAAATTGTAAAGTTTATACTGTTTCTAATTAACAAAACAAACACAAACAAACGATTGGAGGATTACCTATGAAGTCTAAGTATGGAATCATTTTTTTAACTCTCATTGCAGTAATCTTCGTCTTCTCGGCACAGCAACTTAAAGCACAGCAGGGAGATACACTCCTCGTAACGTGGGCACAAGCAGATGGTACCGTAAAAACAGATGCCCTTAGGGATGCTATCGCCAATGATTTAGACCGGCCTGCTGGACGTGTTTATAAACTGCAGAGAGGCGGTTTCTATTGGCTCACAGAAACAATCACAAACAATGGCTGGGCACTAAGAATTGTCGGAGAACCTCCGGGACCAACACTCTATGATAATCCAGCTGTTCTCCAAATGGTTGCCCGAACAGATGGTACCGTTAACGGTCGTATGATAACCGGAGGCGGTGATATTACATTAAAAAACCTCTACATAGTAGGTGCCGATAATAATGGTGTTCAAACTTATTATCAACCAATTCAGATCGATGCAAGCAACTCCCGTTTTATTTTCGATAATATCATTTTGGAACGCACTAACTTTGCATTGATTGCTTTTACTGCCAAGAATAATGATATCTTTTTTACTAATTGTAAATTCCGTAATCTTATCGGTCAACCGAGTACACAACAATGGGAAGGCCGCGGTATTTCAATTTGGGCCGATCAAGATTCTGTTGTAGTAGAAAATTGTACATTCTTTAATGTTGGCATGACTGCACTACAGATTGAAGGTGGCGCTGCCAATTATGTTCGCTTCAACCATAATACACTTGTTAATGTAGGCCGATCTGTGAATACTGGAAATTGGTGGAAGTACGCTTATTTCGCTAATAATCTTATCATAAACGGTTTCTGGCATGGAGAAGGTTTCGGCGATTATGATTTAGTAAGAAATCCCGGCCGTGATCCGCGGGCAACAACATCAGGTATGTTCAGCATTGGTGCACTGCCTTCCAAATATGGAACTGAAGAAGCTCGCAGAGTTGTGTTTGCAAATGTAGCCTCATGGCGTGATCCAGCGTTTGCTCTTTACTATGCAGATTCCATCAGAGCGCAGCCGTTTGTAGGTCCTGTTACTAAATTGGACTTCTTAGCAAAGTACGAACACATGGTAGTTAAAGATACAACTTGGCTTGCAACAATGCCAGATATTCAAACATATCCTTACGACATTATTGCCAACATGTATCGTAATATCAAAGATCTGCGTGCCGGTGTTACACCAGCTACTCCATATTTCTGGAAACTAGAGACTGATCCAACCACACCAAGTTGGCCATTACCTGAGAACTTTACATATACAACTCCTTCACTCCTCACAGCAGGTACCAATAGTATGCCGCTGGGTGATCTTAATTGGTTCCCCGCTAAAAAAACTGCATGGCAATTAATTAAAGCAAAAGACATTTCTGATATTGAAAATATGGCCGGTAGTGTAGTAGTCTTAAATACAGTTGAGAAGCAGGAAGCGGAAGTCGGTACAGTATCTGGCACTGCAGCTGTTAAAGTTGCCAGCGGTTTTGCTTATTATAGATTGTCCAACGGTTATGTTGAATGGACATTTGATTTAGCTACTGAGGGGCAATACGATCTTAATGTATGGACACATCTTAACAATCGTACAAACGGTGTTAATTTCTTTGTAAATGATTTCGAAATTCACGATACACGCGGTTGGGGTCAATATGTATTTGGTGTCGATGCTTCTAGTGTTCATTTAGATTTTCCGCCAAATGCTTGGGGTTGGTGGTTAGTTAAAGAATCCGAGTTAAAAGAATCAGCTAGTTTACCGCTTCATTTAAAAGCTGGTTCAAATAAAGTTCAAATCAAAGCTTCTTGGTGTGATAATATGTACGCTGGTTTTAATGTTCTTCAGCCGGGAACCACTACTATTGTAAAATCATTAAGAGCTTCTGATGTAACGGCTTCAGACATCGCTTCTTTAGTGCTAGAAGGCGCTAAATGGACACCAAGCGGATTGAAATCAGTTGATTTAGGAACAAATGGTACTATTGAATGGAATGTTACAGCCCCAGATGCAGGAAAGTATAGACTGCAAGTATTCTACCAAAATGGAGGATCTGCTAAAACAATGCAAATTAAAGTAGGGGGTAGTACTGTTATCTCCGACTTTAGTTTAGATGGCAAAGCAGATTCGACGGGACTAGTAAAATTATCCAATACATTTACATTAGTTAAAGGAACTAATAAAGTTGCCTTAACTGGATCAGGAGTAAATGTTGACTATATTCAACTGATTCAAGATCTAACAACGAGTGTAAAAAAACTCGACGAGATTCCTACAGGTTTTGCTCTTCAGCAGAATTATCCGAATCCATTCAATCCATCCACTACGATTCGATATCAGATTCCTAAAGAATCAAAAGTTACTTTGAAGATCTTTGATATTCTCGGCAGAGAAGTAGCTACTTTGGTTAATATGCAACAAGGCGTTGGATCCTATGAAGTGAATTTCAATGCAATGAAATTTGCAAGTGGTGTATATATTTACAGAATTTCTGCAGGAGATTTCATGCAAACTAAGAAGATGATGTTGCTTAAGTAAATTCTGTTTTCCCAGAATGAATAAGGCAGGGGAGTAATATACTTTCCTGCCGTTTTTTTATTTTAATATGCTATATTCAAACTTGAGGCATTGAAAACACAAGGCTTTTCTTGATAAACCAGCGGGACGTTTTATAATTTTGATTTTATAAGTGAGGGATGGAGTTCGGTGATAGATATATAGCGAGTCTTTAATTCTATCTTCCAAGAAATGAATTTTTTAAATAAGAGAATAAATTTATATGATTCATATTAAACAAAAATGGGGATCAACTCTTCTTGTCCTTTTGATAATTGTTTATGTGGCAATTTCATTCGTTCAGAATTATGGTTCTAGCAATGAAATAACAAAAATATATTTTGCGGATAGATTTACATTCGCTCATAAATTACTGATTGAAAAATACAATAAGCTAAATGAAGGAAAAGTAAAAGTAATTCCAATTGATTTTCCAAATTTCGATTTCAGTACAAATGAAAGAAAAGAAGTTCTTGCAAGATCTTTGAGAGGAACAGGAGATGGAATTGATTTATTAGCAGTTGATTTGATATGGGTACAAAGGTTTGCAAAATGGTGTGAACCATTAGGACAGTATTTTTCTGAGGATGAAAAAAAAA
The sequence above is drawn from the Ignavibacteriales bacterium genome and encodes:
- a CDS encoding cellulase family glycosylhydrolase; translation: MKLIRIIKILLFLLITLLFTHCAAGFSNFITAEKDQLKDGEKNFRFISYNIPNLHYIEDYMKFDAANPWRLPNEFEIRDALKAIKQTGGKATRSYVLSVRKEGESSNIIRHVLGPGKFDEDAFKALDLVMKIANEEGIRVIIPLVDNWWWWGGPKEYAAFRGKDKKEFWTDSLLISDFKKTIDFIINRKNTYTGILYKEDKALLGWETGNELQCPYSWCAEIAKYIKTIDRNHLVIQNTHVNIVAEEEIKDTNIDVVSTHYYSPGDVAAKYIKENKQNTKGKKPYYVGEFGFQPTKDIAAVLDTVIKDSVSGIMLWSLRFHNRDGGFYYHSSDNGGTAYRWPGFGSGKLFDEQNVMQLMREKAYAINNEPIPPMPIPEAPILLPILKPFEISWQGSTGASTYIIERKEEKESNWKILTDNITDAVWPYKPQFSDTSVVIGNNYTYRIKAKNESGESDWSNEVGPIKVNYKMLIDEMENDNKIFLKDGEFEFITYKQIVQAKEDRNRLSGKRGNYIIYKIPGSINSVNVEFYMTGEEGNLELSCSDNNDNYSPIIMKKKIFIPEKNEYKFFTCARYTSGELPENYRYIKIVFGDAVQIGRVSVSYKGK
- a CDS encoding beta galactosidase jelly roll domain-containing protein, which produces MKVFLLLLSMVSLINISYGSEKKIFLEIPSLFSNNMVLQQKSDVPFWGKATPGLRISFDASWGRAAKTIVKDDSTWFVKIKTPKAGGPYKIDLQIGDSTINFSNVLIGEVWLCSGQSNMEMPLRGWPPSDTISFSAQSIRDADYPNLRFFTVVRAYSERPEQKCSGIWSECTHATAEGFSATAFFLGRKLMQELKIPIGLIHSSWGGTPAEAWTGEKYLAEIEQFKDIIKKLDDGKPEIVKLNRWIRNHPIIDISKKNPQQKWKELDFGDSVCSISNYDDSKWNTMNLPTQWESTEVGDFDGVIWFRKQINISKNWLNKDLILEIGKVDDMDITFVNGVKVGSYEEDGFWQTERVYNVPAEIVKDTLITIAVRVLDNQGGGGIWGPKEKMKLSLKEERENISLSGEWKYLPVAQYIADNFYVFGTKEDEYLSRPKLSLSIGPSTPTVLYNGMISPLIPYKIKGVIWYQGESNVANPELYKIIFPTMIRNWRNDWKERSFPFYYVQIAPWIYDSGSQSQKLREAQLVTLSVPKTGMVVTLDIGSPNTIHPPDKENVGERLALWALAKDYNKRVVYSGPIYKSMKVKKDKIILTFDHIGKGFILKEKESQKNFLIAEEDKIFKEAELKIVGKNLIVSSPGMKAPVAVRYGWSNYVDASLFNKEGLPASSFRTDNWEN
- a CDS encoding cellulase family glycosylhydrolase; the encoded protein is MKKMILLFIMIFTITSIFPCINAQQEKKEKKYHEWWNDQNIGKPLNSPNAKKLSLIHVKGNRFVDGKDSTILFRGLSISDPDKIEHQGHWNKNHFIEVKKLGTMIVRIPVHPIAWRERTPEKYLELLDQAVEWCTELDMYIIIDWHSIGNLKMELFQDPMYYTTLKETFEFWLTIARHFKGNNTVAFYELYNEPTLYNGELGRMSWSELKKINEDMISLIRAYDKEKIPLVAGLDWAYDLTPLLIEPIEAEGIGYVSHPYPHKRTVPYEPKWEENFGFASNRYPIIATEIGFTLGKEGLNDNGEYGKSIINYLENKGISWIAWVFDPQWYPKMFESWRTYKLTESGEFFKEAMQGRINK
- a CDS encoding carboxypeptidase-like regulatory domain-containing protein, which gives rise to MIKNFYQFISKVLIAFTILIFISFQTLMAADTGAIRGRVLDKPTKEALIGASLVISGTNIGESADINGKFFIRNVPTGKQELVISYIGYKKLTVSIDLREDQILERNFELEPESLVGQTIVVTAQAQGQLSAINQQLSSNTISNVVSAARIKELPDVNAAESIGRLPGVSIERSGGEATKVEIRGLSPKYNTVTVNGVRLPATGGDDRSVDLSLISSNILDGITVKKANTPDMDADALGGTVDLKLKEAPDKMELNVSLQGGYNQLQKYYGNYNFNGNISNRFFEGDLGLIASVNIDDYDRSADKFQGNYRQSTQALTGITQILLSSLNLREEKVKRGRTGASFLLDYRIPYGKVTANSFYNRLKWDGLYRINRGDILNNRHYYDLEQRGGTTSIFTGAIGMEQDFDWIKYDANISRTASRSKNPGERTWTFSQENAAYLTTQIDPDTPPTMVPNLATIDTNSTGIADLYVYDTRLDENESAVQLNVQVPFRLTDQINGYLKTGGKLRWLNRLNDQEQNGRNGLQYGGGTAVNTILTSTLKYLSQNYPDEFNWKSDSLIARRYGVFPISSFLSNYSRSDFMKGDYPLGFAVDEAKMNKLMDALFATGENRNYAIGSIGRDYDGVERYQAGYFMSEFNVTKYATVIGGVRWEKDYSIYNGQRFREVTLNNIQGPPADLQRLTIERNNEFWLPMIHLIINPTDWLKVRLARTETLTRPDYIQYAPITSINSYQNYIRAANSTLKPAKSANYDVAISVFENTIGLFSVSGFYKKIDDLIFQTTYYLNPGVPVLPGLNIPDNWLKNAAPQVDTYINNPTPATYKGVEFDWQTHFWYLPSVFNGLVLNINYTRIFSEIEKELFFNGQGAIIPGSRPPRRANILIDSSRVARMPDQPAHILNVTIGYDYMGFSARLSYLYQTNKVTYIDRSPALDNFSGTYARWDFTLQQKLDFGIQVFANFTNLNNRADQNFRGEALVSPTYIEYYGFTMDVGVRYKL
- a CDS encoding T9SS type A sorting domain-containing protein; amino-acid sequence: MKSKYGIIFLTLIAVIFVFSAQQLKAQQGDTLLVTWAQADGTVKTDALRDAIANDLDRPAGRVYKLQRGGFYWLTETITNNGWALRIVGEPPGPTLYDNPAVLQMVARTDGTVNGRMITGGGDITLKNLYIVGADNNGVQTYYQPIQIDASNSRFIFDNIILERTNFALIAFTAKNNDIFFTNCKFRNLIGQPSTQQWEGRGISIWADQDSVVVENCTFFNVGMTALQIEGGAANYVRFNHNTLVNVGRSVNTGNWWKYAYFANNLIINGFWHGEGFGDYDLVRNPGRDPRATTSGMFSIGALPSKYGTEEARRVVFANVASWRDPAFALYYADSIRAQPFVGPVTKLDFLAKYEHMVVKDTTWLATMPDIQTYPYDIIANMYRNIKDLRAGVTPATPYFWKLETDPTTPSWPLPENFTYTTPSLLTAGTNSMPLGDLNWFPAKKTAWQLIKAKDISDIENMAGSVVVLNTVEKQEAEVGTVSGTAAVKVASGFAYYRLSNGYVEWTFDLATEGQYDLNVWTHLNNRTNGVNFFVNDFEIHDTRGWGQYVFGVDASSVHLDFPPNAWGWWLVKESELKESASLPLHLKAGSNKVQIKASWCDNMYAGFNVLQPGTTTIVKSLRASDVTASDIASLVLEGAKWTPSGLKSVDLGTNGTIEWNVTAPDAGKYRLQVFYQNGGSAKTMQIKVGGSTVISDFSLDGKADSTGLVKLSNTFTLVKGTNKVALTGSGVNVDYIQLIQDLTTSVKKLDEIPTGFALQQNYPNPFNPSTTIRYQIPKESKVTLKIFDILGREVATLVNMQQGVGSYEVNFNAMKFASGVYIYRISAGDFMQTKKMMLLK